A window of Anabas testudineus chromosome 7, fAnaTes1.2, whole genome shotgun sequence genomic DNA:
GTTTAAAGGGAGACCAAGTGAGGCTGAGCGACAGGAGGGATACAGGGGGACTATGGAAGCACTGAACAGATAAACCCAAGGGATTACTGTCAGGCTACATGCTCCACAGGGCTTGCATATGGTCAAAATGGGGAGCAGTTAGCAGTTTAACTCTCTTAACCGTGTGCAATGTCCTCTTAAAGGAGGTGACATATGGTGTAGGAGGCAGAGACTGTTAAGTGGCCATTCAAGTGAATAGATTTCAGACTTAAAGGTTGTCATTTATCGCTCCACCTTGTGTGACAGCTGTGAGTGGtcatttttaaaagtgaatCACCAAAATGAGTGACAGACGTTCATGTGCACCATaaacaagtttttattttatgtgtgttcctctgtctgtgtgtatgtgtatgtctgtgtgtgtgcctttgtgcTTTTCAAACTCCGGTAGAGACTGCAGGGGCATTTATCTGAAATAAGTAGGCCTGCCCTCCACCACAGTCCTCGCTAGCAGCTCTATATGGTAATGAGCTGTGTAAGATGAAGAAAGTATGTTATttgcaacacaaacagcactgcTGTTAATTCAAGAAGCATGGGCATAATTCTCCCACAatgttttaacaacaacaacaacatttttcaaGTTTAAAGTTCATCTGAAAACGGAGAAATGAGCTCATTTGTGTTGCAGTAATATAATGAGCAGCCGGCAAAAATGAAATGGTTTGAAAAGAGGCTTGTGCAATGCAAATATGTCAGACACCATCTCGCTGTGTTGGTATGTGACCAGCTGCCAAAACATAAAGTGAAGTGAACAACAAAATACGAGACCCGCGTGCCAAAGTGAAAGCGATGATGAGGTTATTATGTCCATCTGCAGTACAGCATGTGCAGTGTCTCTTAGTTAGCATTTTCATTAACATGAAGATTGTTTTAATCTGCCCAAATTAGTCTATTTAAACACGCTGATATTTGGCACTTGTGCTTCTTTTCGTGTTCAGGAAAGTCCCAGCTGacaaaggaggagggagagagagagagagatctgcAGGTGCTGAGGCGGGAAGTGTTGCTCTCTTTTGAGTTGCTCATCACGAGTGCAGAGCTACAATATATTCAGAACAACACTGGTGGACAATGTTTACGATAGAGACAGGAATCAAttgtaaaagagaaaagggaaaaggacAACGCTTAATTTAAGAAGATAGAATGGGTAAGGAATGGTAAAGTGATCATGACATTACTACTCTGTATGTAACTACATGTAATTAGTGAGAATTAATGAGCAGCTGATTCACAAGCGCTCAGGAAAGCTGTCGATATGTTGATGGACATATGTCAGTGAATTTATCGTTACATATTATCAGTGGTAAAATGTAACAACACATCCTCAAGGGCAATGCTTGTTGTAGTTGTaattgtactttactggagtgTTTTCCATTTTCGGTTACTTTTACTCCAGAAAATGAGTTTGATAGCTTGAGCTACTAGTTACATTGCAGGTTTTCACTtgtaatacaaaatataatcaatTTTTAATTGATGgtgtattattatggattaaccaGCTGGCAGTACATCAAACGATTAAAAGTAGTTCCATTCTGCTTTTGGTGCTTTCAGTATATTTAATACTTTCGTACTTTTAATTAACGCTTCAATGCCTGAATGCCCACACGTTTTCTACAGTGTGGTAACAATACTTGCATTTACATTGAGTCATTTGAAAGACACTTGTACTGTATCTCAAATGTCTTACTAATGAGGTCCAACGCAGGCTTAGTAACTAAGTCAGGgagaagacactgaaaacaaagtacCAGGagataaaaaaagtttttctttttttattatcatttgcAAGATTTGTTTTGGGGTGTTTGGTCTTTTAATATATTCTCTATTGAAGAGATAGACataggagaagagaagaagtatGACATGCAGCAATCGTCTCCAGCAGAACTCAGACTCAAGTCCAGTTATATATCATGTTACTTTCTGAGGCTTTAAATGTTCTGGTAGATGTGTTTTATTACCTATGGATACAGCCAGGGTTAGCTATCTCGACACTGTATGTGAAACTCTTGCCTGTAGCTTTGTATGTATCTTATCTAATCTGAAGAAAAGGGAATAAATGTAATTACCAAAGTGTCAAATTGTTCATTTAATGTAGTGttttatactatatactgtatagtcaTTGAATTATTCAGGATCTactttattattgatttttaatcATCACTTAGTTCCTCATTTCCACAGCTCATTTCTTGGTAACTACTATTGTATCCTATTgtaaattcataatttattagggtaaataaactattttacattggtttctttttctttgttgctgaGTAATAGTTATGAAAGGTAGTCTGTTATGTgtacctgtctctctgtccccACACAGGCGTGTCATatcacccccacacacacacggagacGGATAGTTGTGAGTCATTCTCAAAGCCTGTGGATAAAGTCTTATCCGTTACACTGTTCCACGAAGACATCTGCGATACAATAATTCACAGAGATCCAGAACTGCTCAGAAGGTCTTCTAATTAACAGGCACAAGATGAGAGATCTGCTGTCACAATCAGATTTGTGGCTAAAGTCCTCCTGGCTAACTAACACAGTTACACCCACTTATCACAGAAGTCCAGTGGACCATGAGGTTAGCCATCAAAACAAAGTCCTAGTCACCCTCTAATAAGGCCTCTGGATGATTTCAGGACTATGTGGGTGGGAGGCCAGCACCTTTGGGTTTGTTAATGCCACAAATATTACCTCTGATCATTACTGTCTGCAGGCTTGCTCCCAATCAGGAGCTGGCATTTATCATATCTACAAGAAAGGGAAACAGCAGCTGTCGTGGGCTCATATTCTTgtggcttttcttttctctcactccAAGTTTTTTCTTGTCTCAGAGGCCAAATCTCTGTATCACCTTCTAAACAGCCTTGCTGTCATATAACCCACACGTTTCAAAGATAGCCTGGGGAGAAAAACCTCTTGTTACCCAGCTACCCGCTGCAGTTATGTATTCCAGTGGTCACTCGTTCCTTATCTGTCTATCTTTCGCATTTTGAAGTGTGAATGGGCACTGAGCTCTCTGCAGCACCTTTACAAAGACATAATTAGGAGGGAGCAGGTATGACAGATGGATTACTATCATAATTGAGAGCATGCAGAGTCCATTGTCCTAGCTGCAGTGCACCTGCTTTATCTTTGACATAAACAGCAGAAGAGGTAAGAATTCATCTTCCCATACAGCGTGCCTGTAGAATTACAATCTTCTTTTCCGCTCACAGGCACCGATTCTGCTTCcagtgacaaagaaaagcaaagattttttattattccaaaGCAGATggtacaaaatgaaaaatgcaggCCCAGCAGCTCAGTGACCTTCATGTTGCTAATCTAACATTGCTCCTACATTGATCTCACATTAACATCTCACCCCTACAGAATATGCATGACTCCAAACAGGCTGGTGGCCTGCATGCTTTCGAACAAATCACCTCGACATGCCATTACCTCCTGCTCTGGATTTAATTCTTTCCTGTGGATACGCTGGCCCTTTCATTTGAGTCTGGGAATTAAACAGCTTTCCAGGTTAATTAATTTGACAGACAGACCCCATTGTGCCCAGTGTCAGCCCGTAAGGAAACCCTATTGCCTTTTGTCCTGAAGGTTgacttttttattgttctttgaTTCGTCTTACCTTAAAGAAGCACTCAGTGCCAGCCCTGTAATTGACTTGAAGAAGACTGCATCAAGCAGACGTATTATTGAATGTTTGAATCAAAAGCTCTGGTCTCTCGTAGGAGCCTATAATTTATCTGCTGAGATACAATGAAATGAAGTGCACCCCCGGCATGAGGAAGCTgtgactgtatttgtttattcGGTCGTCTATATATTGAACATAAGCCTCCTCCAGGTTACATTCTCACTCTTCCTGGCTTGTTGCTTCCTACTTCACCCTATGATGAAATTGAAATGGAATTTCTccaaatgtgtgagtgtgaaagcgtgtgtgtgtgtgtgtatgcaagtGCATGTTTGCGTGCACGAGTGCATGttattgtgtgtctttgtgaaagCGAAGAAGGGGAAAGAGGGAAGATCCAAACCGAAGTGTAATCTCAGTCTAAATCACACAGCCTCCCCAGGGGAAAGGCCCTTCTTCCTGGGGTTAGTCAGTGAATTAAATCACGGCGAGGGCCCCATTTTTCAAAAGTAACCTTTCCGTTGACAGTGTAAGTGGGAGTCAGGCTCTCACTGCAGAGTCCGAGCAGTGAAATTAGTGTCGTGCATTGTGACACCAGTCTCTCAGAGTGTCATTTACTGGGACTGTTGCTGCATCTTTCCAgccctgcctgcctgcctgcctgcctgcctgcctgcttcTTTGTGCGCACAGTGGAGGAGGCCGGCAGTTCCCACATAGACTCCTTAAATGTATTTCTGGTACATCTCATGAATTTTGGCCCCAGTGCACAGTGTGGACACCCAAAGCACATTACCATTCTCAGAGGTGGATGTGCACGATTTGTCTGTGCAAAGACATCTTTCCTGCTAGCAGTGAGGCTAATGAGGATAAATATACTACATGGCAGGATTAGGATAAATTAATCTCTATTCAACttaattaattagaaatgtgtCCATCCGAGCCTGTAGTGTCAATAGGACATGTTTCAATTAGAGCTGCATCGCCTTTTCTAATCTTTTAATTGAACAGAAGCAAACGGAACGAACATGTTCATAAAATGGAACTCAATGCCTCATAATTGTTTtcccaataaaaaaaactctcagGCTGTTTATTATTCAATAATAAAGCAACTTCACTGTCTTATCCTTTAATCCattcactgtttcctgtttaaccATTCCCCACGAGCgctgcagtcttttttttttttccaacaacaGCAGTCCTGCTCTTGATTGTTATTGAACATGTGGTGGATGGTGTGGTCAGTTTCTAAGGTTATAATTGAAAATGAACAATCATACATGAATTATGTATATACAGAGTGCTCAGCGTGCACCGCCTCACACACCGTAACCCACCGAATGAATACGACAGCAGTCATGAGccattctttttgttttagatttactttgaatcacacacagaaactccCTCTTTTAATTAATGCCACAAATTGCCAAGTGAGTCCCTGGCTAATGCATGCCCACGAAAGCAAATTATCATGATCTGCCTGTTTGTAAAAGCACCATCTGTGCAATTAAATAGTTGGTGATGGTTGGTGGTGATAGTGTTTTGTTAGGAAGATGTGAGGGCTCCTTGCTCCTAAAGGTGTGGTTAATTCTCATCAGCCCGTGCACGCCTGTGCCagcatggtgtgtgtgtatacaggatgtgtgtgtgtgtgtgtatgtgtgtgtgtgtgcagggggggggggaggttgCAGGATGAATCAGGAGTGTCTTCTGAAGAAGGGTTGCCTGGGAGACCAGCCTGGACCCCTCCAAACGCGTCtgttctccctccctccctctatTTTAAAGGTGCATCAGTAATGACTCCAAAACTATTTCAGGAGAGGCACTTTTTTTTAGTCTGCGgcagctctgctgtgttttcataaTGCCACAGATCTGCGTTTGGTGCTTGCCACCGTCAACATCAAAACGGGGAAGGAAAAACGCTCTCAGACTTTGCGCGTATGTGCCTGTGTTTGGAGGTGGGGGCGGTGACGGAGGGAGgggaaacacagacagagggatCATGATCATGAATGCTGAGCTGCGGCGCGCTGAGAGGCACTCAGAGGAACACTTGTCTTATTGATAAAGTCTAGATGTGCATTTGTTCGTCGTTGTTTACCTTCTACTTGAACTGATGTCGGAAGACCAACTTCCTGAAAACCCATGCCATGAAGTGATgctatgttttttcttttttttttttttttcccagctgaATGACGTCTCGCAAGGAAAGGGGGCTGAGAACTCGGCGCACACAGTGAATCCCTCGCTGTGACTCATTCATTTCGTATAAATGCGACCGGTTGCGGAGACAGAGGGAAAGCAGCGTCTTTAATTAACTGGATTTTCTGAGTCCTGTGCTCAGTGAGCGCACATTTGAGCTCAGCCTCATCGTTTTCCActcgttctttctttctttcctttcctttttttatttttattttttttattttttggacacTGGGGGGGATGATGTGCTATGCAACCCTGGAGTTGGTCTGAGCAAGAAGAATGTCACCCACTTCTGCTGGTCCTAACTACTAAGAATcgattttaaatagaaaattgtTGAAATTCACTACATTTCATTTGGTGCAAGTGGAGCTTCAGGTTGTGGAGATGTGTCAGCTCTTCGCGGCGGCTTCACCTTGTTTCCATTAGCGCTTCGGATTTAGAGTAAATTGACAAAATTAGGCCAGTTCATCTGCGTCCAGTGTTCACCCTCCTTGACTGATATTTCTCACTAATGGATGTAGCTTTCCTTTCACTGGGGACTAAATTACCGTCAGAGGCTTCACTATTCAACAAGCTGCAGCGCTCACTCCTCGCAGCACGGCGATGGGCGCAGTTTGTCTGAGCGATCCACTGCGTCTTGGTTCTTCATCCCGGCTTGTTGAATCTCCTCCCTGGTGACAAGGATGGGTGCGTGTTGATAAACTTCTCAGCCTCTGTGGTCACATCGTCAGCGGATTGCAGACTCCATCCTTCCTAAAAGTTGATCATGGCTCGTTCCGACGTGCGCGTAAAGCTGGGCTCTGTGTGGAGAGTGTTTTGGCTCGTGAGGACTGTGGTGGATTTCGCGCTTGCTCAGGAGACTTATGCCCCACATTCAATCCGGACTGAGGGGCACCTGACCCTCGGTGGACTTTTCCCGGTGCACGCCAGAGGAGCCGACGGCACGCCGTGCGGAGACCTCAAAAAGGAGAACGGTATCCAGCGGCTTGAGGCCATGATGTACGCGCTGGACCAAATTAACCAGGACGAGCAACTCCTACCCAACATCACCTTAGGCGCTCGGGTGCTGGACACTTGTTCGAGGGATACCTACGCGCTGGAGCAGTCTTTAACTTTCGTTCAAGCCCTGATCACGAAGGACACCTCCGACGTGAGGTGCACCAATGGGGAGCCACCGGTGTTTGTCAAGCCTGAAAAAGTGGTGGGAGTCATCGGAGCCTCTGCGAGTTCAGTATCGATTATGGTTGCCAACATCCTACGCCTCTTTCAGGCAAGTCTCTGAGCGTGTGCGATAGTTTAGTGGGGATAGTAAAAATAGTCTGCGTTGTCACCGACAGAGAGCTGCAGCATGCACaagctctttttttaattatcagcctatttcatttttaaagaaaagtgaaagtgattCGCCTCCTTACCGCTGCCCCACGGGAGGCAGATGAAAAGGCACGCCATGGTAAACAAGCGAGAATCTAGATTCATGCGTAAATGCGCCATTTCCAGGTCAtgacaaacatttgtgtgtttttattttcccgTGTGTTGCCTCTAATTCTCTCCATCTTAAAATATGGAAGTagaaggaaggagaaagagggtttgggaggtttttttttttatccccttCCACTACACTGTGTGGATGAGACAGCTGAGTGTGCTGTTGC
This region includes:
- the LOC117152869 gene encoding metabotropic glutamate receptor 7-like, translating into MARSDVRVKLGSVWRVFWLVRTVVDFALAQETYAPHSIRTEGHLTLGGLFPVHARGADGTPCGDLKKENGIQRLEAMMYALDQINQDEQLLPNITLGARVLDTCSRDTYALEQSLTFVQALITKDTSDVRCTNGEPPVFVKPEKVVGVIGASASSVSIMVANILRLFQASL